Genomic segment of Umezawaea sp. Da 62-37:
GTACAGCCAGCGCACCAGCGGGGCCTCCAGGATCTCCAGCGCGTCACCGGGCGTGGGCACGCCGCCCTTGGAGCTGCTCATCTTCGCCATGCCGGAGATGCCGACGAACGCGTACATCGGGCCGATCGGCTGCTTGCCGTCGAACACCTCGCGCACGATCTGACCGCCGACGACGAACGACGAGCCGGGGGACGAGTGGTCCACACCGGACGGTTCGAAGACGACGCCCTCGAACGCCCAGCGCATCGGCCAGTCGACCTTCCACACGAGCTTGCCGTGCGTGTGCTCGCTCAGCAGCACGGTCTCGCTGTGCCCGCAGACGCAGGTGTAGGTCAGCTCGGTGGTCTCGTCGTCGTAGGACGTGACCGTCGTCAGGTCGCGGTCGCACTCCGAGCAGTACGGCTTGTACGGGAAGTACTGCTCCTCGTCGTCCTGTTCGGTGGCGGGCTTGTCCTTGGTGCGGTACCGGTCGAGGATCGCGTCGATCTTCGCGCGCTCCTTCACCGCCAGCAGCACCTGGTCGCGGTACGCGCCGGACGTGTACATCCGCGTCTGGCTGACGCCGCGGTAGGTGATGCCCAACTCCGCGAGCGCGGCGATCATCGGCGCCTTGAAGTGCTCGGCCCAGTTCGGGTGCTCGCTGCCCGCGGGCGCGGGAACGGACGTCAGCGGCTTGCCGATGTGCTCGGCCCACGTCGGGTCCACGCCGACCGGCACCTTGCGGAACCGGTCGAAGTCGTCCCACGACAACAGGTGCACGACGTCGTGGCCCCGGCGGCGGATCTCGTCGACGACCAGGTGCGGGGTCATCACCTCGCGGAGGTTGCCGAGGTGGACCGGACCGGACGGGCTCAGGCCCGACGCGCAGACGATGGGTTTGCCGGGCGCCCGGCGTTCGGCTTCGGCGATGACGTCGTCCGCGAAACGGGAGACCCAGTCGGCCTCGGTCTGAACCTGCATGGGGCGATTGTCCTACGGCGTGCCGAACGACCTCACTCCGGGATGTCGACGGCGATCTCCGCGCTCAGCTCCGCGCCCAGTTCGAGCTTGAGCTTGTCACCGCTCCAGAACCGGCCGGGGTCGTACCAGTTCACCCGCCGCCCAGCGGGCAGCAACCCCATCGCCTCGTAGGTCACCGCCACGACCTCCGCGCAGTACGCCGTCTCCAGCGTCGCGTCCGACGCCCCCTTGCGCACCTTCGGCAACCGCCCCCGCAGCCACCGCGTCGCCAGCTTCGCCGTCGACGGGAACGGCGTCCCGTCCAACCGCGCGATCGTCTTCAGCACCGCGTCGTCGGTCTCGCGGGTGTGCGTGTGGTCCAGCTGCCGCAACCACGCCCGCTGCCCGTACCGGTTCGCCCACACCAGCACCGCGCTGCGCAGGTCGTGCAACTGCACCCCGCGCTGGTGCGTGCCGGTCCACATGTCCGTCAACGACCGGCCCAGCTCGGCGTGCCACATGAGCGGCGGCAGGTCGTCGATCACCACCGCCATGCCCACGTGGTTGACCGGGCTGTTCGTCGTCATCCGGATCGCCCGGTCCGCCGCCGAATCGCCCCTGAACAGCCAGACGTCACCGGTGCGCGTGAGGTTGACGGCTTCGTCCAGGGTGATCCGCGTTTCGGCCATGGGAGGTAGCCTAGGCAGATGAAGTGGTGGAAGCTGCTCGGGCTCGCGGGCGTGGTCGGCGTGGCGGCCACCGGGGCGGTCGTCGTGCGCGCCGAGCGGCAGCGGCAGGCGTACACGCCCGACGAGATCCGCGACCGGCTGCACGCCCGCATCGCGGAGGCGGAGCCGGAGCCGGTGGAGTCGGTCGAGCAGGTGAACCCCTAGATCAAGAACCGGTAAGCCGTGCTCCCCGGTGCGACGTGCTGGATCTTCAGCGGGCTGGCCTTCATGCGGGACCAGAGCGGGTCGTAGTCCTCGCGGCTGCCGATTTCGACGCCGCAGAGGGCGGCGCCGGTTTCGCGGTTGTCGCGTTTGACGTACTCGAACAGGACGATGTCGTCGTCCGGGCCGAGGACTTCGTCGAGGAAGCGGCGCAGGGCGCCCGGCTCCTGGGGGAACTCGACCAGGAAGTAGTGCTTGAGGCCGCGGTGGACGAGTGAGCGTTCGACGACCTCGGAGTACCGGCTGACGTCGTTGTTGCCGCCGGACAGCAGGCAGACGACGGTCTGGCCGGGGTCGACGACGACCGATTCGGCCAGTGCCGCGGAGGCCATGGCGCCCGCAGGCTCGGCGATGATGCCGTCGACCTGGTAGAGGTCGAGCATCTCGGTGCAGATCTGGCCCTCCGACACCGTGACGAGGGACGCGCCCGAGTCCCTGACCAGGGGGAAGCTGGTGTCGCCGACGCGGCGGACGGCGGCGCCGTCGACGAAGGTGTCGACCTCGGGGAGCTTCACGGGGCCGTCGGCGGACAGGGCGGCGATCATGCTGGCGGCGCCCGCGGGCTCGACGCCGACGATGCGGGTGGACGGGAACTCGGCGGCGAGCCACGTGCCGAGGCCCGCGAGGAGGCCGCCGCCGCCGACGGGGACGACGATGACGTCGGGGGCGTGGCCCAGCTGGCTGATGATCTCCAGGCCGACGGTGCCCTGGCCGGTGATGGTGCGGATGTCGTCGAACGCGGGCACGACGGTGGCGCCGGTCGCGGCCGCGTGCTCCAGGGCGGCGGTCGCGGCGTCGTCGTAGGTGTCGCCCTCGACGACCAGTTCGACCATGTCGCCGCCGAGCGCGGCGATGCGGTGCCGCTTCTGCCGCGGGGTGGTGCTGGGCACGTAGACCCGGCCGCGCACGCCCAACCGCTTGCACGCGTACGCGACGCCCTGCCCGTGGTTGCCCGCGCTGGCGCACACGGCGCCGGCCGCGCGTTCGGCCTCGTCGAGCTGCGACAGCAGGTTGTACGCGCCGCGCAGCTTGTACGAACGGCCGACCTGGAGGTCCTCGCGCTTGAGCAGCACGTCGGCCCCGGTCGCGGCCGAAAGCCGGTCGTTGCGCTGCAACGGGGTGGTCAGGGCGACCCCCGACAAGCGCTGTGCGGCCGCGGACACGTCATCGGCGAAGGACATGACCGCACATACTCCTCCGTCCGGCCCAACGTGCGCGCGCGAGGTGGGTCAATAGGCTGGAGGCCATGACCTCACTCGCCGCCAAGGCCACCGCACTGCTGGACCTGCACACCGCGCCCGAACTGCTGAAGGTCGTCAACGTCTGGGACGTCATCACCGCCAAGGTGGTGGCCGACGTCGAGGGCACCAGGGCGTTGGCCACCGCCAGCCACTCCATCGCCGCCTCCTACGGCTACCCGGACGGGGAGCAGATCCCCGTCGACCTGATGATCGAGGCCGTCGGCCGGATCGCCGCGGCGGTCGACCTGCCCGTGACGGCCGACCTGGAGGGCGGGTACGGCGACGCGGGTGAGACGGTCCGCAAGGCGATCGGCGTCGGCATCGTCGGCGCGAACCTCGAGGACCAGATGAAGCCGCTGTCCGAGTCGGTGGCCGCAGTCGAGGCCGCCATGAAGGCGGGCGAGGCCGAGGGCGTGGCGTTCGTGCTCAACGCGCGCACGGACGCGTTCGTCAAGGCGGGCGACCGCGACCCGGCCGAGGTGCTCGCCGACGCGATCACCCGCGGCAAGGCCTACCTGGACGCGGGCGCGCCCGTCGTGTTCGTGCCCGGCAAGCTCGACGAGGCCGCCGTGGAGGCGCTGGTGGAGGCGTACGGGCCGCGGCGGCTCACCGTCATCGGCGCACCGGGCAGCCTGCCGCTCGCCCGGCTGGAGGAGTTGGGCGTGGCCCGCGTGTCCTACGGCCCGTTCAGCCAGCGCGTCGCGCTGACCGCGCTGGAGGACCTCGTCCTCGACGTCATCGCCGGCGGCGGCCTCCCGGCCGACGTACGCCCCCTCAACTAAGCGCGAGTCGAACCTCCAGACACCCCGTGTCGAACGCTCAGGCACCCCCGTTCGTGTCCGAGCGAGAAGTGCGCGGTGCCTGAGTGACGGACTCGGGGTGTCTGGAGGTTCGACACGGGGTGTCTGAGCGTTCGACTCGCGGGGGTACCTTCGGGGGTTGGGTTGTTCGGTGATGGTTTGGAGTGTTGTTTTGAGGTATGGGCTTGTGGTGGTTGTCGCTGTTGGGTTCGTTGTCGGGGGTTGTGGTTCGTCGACCCCCACCTCAGCTCCGGTCTCGTCGTCGGCGAGTTCGTCGGTCTCCACTTCGGCGTCGGCGAGCGTGAGTGCTTCCGCGCAGGCCTCCGTCCAAGCCCCGGCTGCGTCCGTGTCGCCCCCGGTGGTGACCAGTACGGGTGTGCCGCCGGTTCTGGTGCCGCCGGTGGGTACTCCGGTCGTGCCGCCGCGGCCGGACGACAAGGGGGCGGCGTACCTGGACGCGCTGACATCGGCGGGTGTGCCGAGGAGCGCCAGTGGCGCCACGGAGATCCAGATCGCGCAGGGCGTGTGCACCCAACTGGCGCAGGGCAAGTCGCGGCAGAAGCTCGTCGAGGACATCGCGGCCGTCGGCGGCCTGATGACCGACGACCAGGCCGACGCGCTGGTGACCGCCGCGGAGCAGCACTACTGCTGAGGCAGGTCAGTCCGGAATGGACTCCTGGGCCAGCCTGAGCTTGTCGCACAACCGTTGCAGCGCAAGCAGTTCCTCGTCGTCGAGCGCCTGACCGACGTAACGGCGGATGCCTGCGGCGTGCCGTCGGCCCACCGAGCGCTGCATGGCGAGGCCA
This window contains:
- the lysS gene encoding lysine--tRNA ligase, coding for MQVQTEADWVSRFADDVIAEAERRAPGKPIVCASGLSPSGPVHLGNLREVMTPHLVVDEIRRRGHDVVHLLSWDDFDRFRKVPVGVDPTWAEHIGKPLTSVPAPAGSEHPNWAEHFKAPMIAALAELGITYRGVSQTRMYTSGAYRDQVLLAVKERAKIDAILDRYRTKDKPATEQDDEEQYFPYKPYCSECDRDLTTVTSYDDETTELTYTCVCGHSETVLLSEHTHGKLVWKVDWPMRWAFEGVVFEPSGVDHSSPGSSFVVGGQIVREVFDGKQPIGPMYAFVGISGMAKMSSSKGGVPTPGDALEILEAPLVRWLYARRKPNQSFKVAFDQEVQRTYDEWDALERKIADGTAVPVDVTAHDRAVRTAEGTLPRTPIPIAYRTLASIVDITTGDPEQTLRIVRDLDPERPIESLDQVRPRLDRAQHWITNQVPLDQRTRVREHADVDLIQSLDEQQRESLRLLLQGLDSHWSLDGLTDLVYGVPKDQAGLPRDTKPTPELKVAQRTFFALLYRLLVGVETGPRLPTLLLAVGAGRVRKLLSD
- the ilvA gene encoding threonine ammonia-lyase IlvA — encoded protein: MSFADDVSAAAQRLSGVALTTPLQRNDRLSAATGADVLLKREDLQVGRSYKLRGAYNLLSQLDEAERAAGAVCASAGNHGQGVAYACKRLGVRGRVYVPSTTPRQKRHRIAALGGDMVELVVEGDTYDDAATAALEHAAATGATVVPAFDDIRTITGQGTVGLEIISQLGHAPDVIVVPVGGGGLLAGLGTWLAAEFPSTRIVGVEPAGAASMIAALSADGPVKLPEVDTFVDGAAVRRVGDTSFPLVRDSGASLVTVSEGQICTEMLDLYQVDGIIAEPAGAMASAALAESVVVDPGQTVVCLLSGGNNDVSRYSEVVERSLVHRGLKHYFLVEFPQEPGALRRFLDEVLGPDDDIVLFEYVKRDNRETGAALCGVEIGSREDYDPLWSRMKASPLKIQHVAPGSTAYRFLI
- a CDS encoding DUF732 domain-containing protein, with the protein product MGTPVVPPRPDDKGAAYLDALTSAGVPRSASGATEIQIAQGVCTQLAQGKSRQKLVEDIAAVGGLMTDDQADALVTAAEQHYC
- a CDS encoding isocitrate lyase/phosphoenolpyruvate mutase family protein, with protein sequence MTSLAAKATALLDLHTAPELLKVVNVWDVITAKVVADVEGTRALATASHSIAASYGYPDGEQIPVDLMIEAVGRIAAAVDLPVTADLEGGYGDAGETVRKAIGVGIVGANLEDQMKPLSESVAAVEAAMKAGEAEGVAFVLNARTDAFVKAGDRDPAEVLADAITRGKAYLDAGAPVVFVPGKLDEAAVEALVEAYGPRRLTVIGAPGSLPLARLEELGVARVSYGPFSQRVALTALEDLVLDVIAGGGLPADVRPLN